GCCGGTTAAATCCCGGGATGAGGTCGGGGAGCTGACCATCAGCTTCAATACCATGCTGGGTCAGCTGGAGGAACGGCTCCGGCTCAAGGAAGCCATGGATCTGGCCATGGAAGTGCAGCAGAATCTGCTTCCACCCAAAGCCATCAAATTTGAAAATCTTGAAATTTTCGGCAAATCCATTTATTGCGATCAAACCGGCGGGGATTATTTCGATCTGCTTCAATTTTCCGAAATGGGCAGGGGGCGGATCGGCATTGCGGTTGGCGATGTCGTGGGCCATGGAATTGAAGCCGCGCTTCTGATGACAACCATCCGGGCATTGCTCAGATGCAGAGTCACACAACCGGGCGGCCTGTCCCATATCATCACGGATGTAAACCGGCTCCTGTACCTGGATACGACCGCCACCGGCAGTTTCATGTCGCTGTTTTTCATCCTGATCGATTCGGAACAAAACCGGCTGCGCTGGGTCCGGGCAGGCCATGATCCGGCGATCGTATATGATATATCTTCGGACACATTCTCCGAACTTCGCGGCGAGGGTATCGTGCTGGGGGTCGATCATACCTGGAAATATAAGGAATATACGTATGAAAAATGGCTCAGCAACAGGATCATCCTGATCGGAACGGACGGAATCTGGGAAACCCGGAATCCCGAGCAGGAAATTTTCGGCAAAGACCGCCTTCGCCGGATTATCCGACAGCAGCATCAGGAGCGTCCCGATAAAATAATTGACGCCGTCACCCGGGCTCTGGATGAATTCAGACGGACTGAGAAACAGGAAGATGATATCACGCTGGTTATCTTGAAGGGGGGAAGGACTGAGGGATGAGGTTGGGGAGCGTAGTGAGTAGTCAGTACGCAGTAGGGTGCAGGGTAAAAAAGGGTTGAGGGTCGAGGGGTGAGGGTTATCGACCTCTGACTTCTGACTATTTCATTCTCACGCGTCGCGCGCGTAAAAGCTTTCCATGATTGTAACATATTCCTTAACGTCGTCCTTTCAGGACTCATGCCCGTTAATCAATTCAACCGGTGGTTGAAACCACCGGCTATACGACTCAACCCCTGTCGGGGTTCCTGTTGCTATCAATTCCGTTTAACACCCCGGTGTTTGACATAACCAATTTCCCCGTCCTCTGTGCTCTGCGTTCATTGCGTCTCGAACAAAGCGGACGGTGCAACTTCTTTTTTTGCGCCTTTGCGCCTTTGCGTGAGACATTTTATAAACCAGTTATTAAAAATCCGCCCTCCGACCTCTGACCTCTGACCTCTGTTTTTTTAAGCTCCCTACTCCCTACTCCCAGCTCCTTCCCCCATAATCTCCCGAAGCTCGTCTCCTTCAATTTTTTCTTTTTCCAGCAGCAGTTTGACCGCTTTTTCGAGAACGTCCCGCCGTTGTTTCAATATATCCAGGGCTACGGCGTATTGGCCGCTGATAATATCCTGGATCTCATCATCGATCTGCCGGGCGGTGGCTTCGCTGTACTCCGATGGGCCTTCCATGGGCGTGTTGAAAAACGGCCCTCTTTTCTCATGGGCAAAATAGACCTGCCCCAGTTTTGTGCTCATTCCATATTCTCTGACCATGCTCCGGGCGATGTCCGTGGCTTTGGATAAATCGTTATGCGCGCCGGTGGAAATATCTTCGAAAATGATCTCTTCAGCGGCACGGCCTCCCAGAAGGCCCGCGATTTTATTGAGCAGTTCGGTCTTTTTCATCAGAAACCGGTCCTCGGTCGGCACCTGCATGGTATAGCCCAGCGCCGCAATCCCCCTGGGGATGATGGAAATTTTCTGCACCGGGTCCGTACCCGGCAGCGACAGGGACACAATGGCATGGCCCAGTTCATGATAGGCCACGATCTTTTTTTCTTCCGGGTTGATCAGGCGGTTCTTTTTCTCAAGCCCGCCCATGACCCGCTCAATGGATTCTTCAAACTCGGGCATCTCGACCACCGTCTTTTTTCTCCGGACCGCCAGCAGGGTGGCCTCATTGACCAGATTGGCCAGATCCGCGCCCACCATACCCGAGGTCATTGCCGAAAGTTTTTCGATATCCAGATCCGGTACGGCTTTTACATTTTTTAAGTGAACCTTCAGGATATCCTCCCTGCCCTTTTTATCGGGCCGGTCCACCAGAATCTGGCGGTCAAAACGCCCTGGCCGGAGCAGGGCCGGGTCCAGTATTTCCGGCCGGTTGGTTGCGGCCATCAAAATCACGCCCACCTGCGGATCAAACCCGTCCATCTCCACCAGCAGCTGGTTCAGGGTCTGCTCCCGCTCATCATGGCCGCCGCTCATTCCAAGGCCCCGGGCCTTGCCCAGCGCATCCAGTTCATCGATAAAGATGATGCAGGGGGCTTTTTCCTTGGCCTGGTTAAACAGATCCCTCACCCGGGCCGCGCCCAGTCCCACAAACATTTCCACAAATTCCGACCCGCTCATGCTGAAAAAGGGCACATGGCTTTCACCGGCTACGGCCTTTGCCAGCAGGGTCTTTCCGGTGCCGGGAGGGCCCACCAGCAAAATCCCCCGGGGAATTTTTCCCCCGAGCGCTGTAAACTTTCCCGGTTCCTGTAAAAATTCAATCACCTCCATGAGTTCCTGTTTGGACTCATCGACCCCGGCGGCATCATCAAACGTGACCCCGATTTCATCCTGCATGTAAATTTTTGACTT
The nucleotide sequence above comes from Desulfobacterales bacterium. Encoded proteins:
- the ftsH gene encoding ATP-dependent zinc metalloprotease FtsH; amino-acid sequence: MEKQHKFSMWYVLLGIWVVLIIQNLLFTAMSIETIPYSRFLELLRTHAVTEVAVTENQIQGKMRTADDPDGKGKLFKTIRVDPEVSRLLQEYNVTFKGEVESTFFRDLFSWVFPIFVFVGIWYFMIKRMQGQQPGFMMIGKNKSKIYMQDEIGVTFDDAAGVDESKQELMEVIEFLQEPGKFTALGGKIPRGILLVGPPGTGKTLLAKAVAGESHVPFFSMSGSEFVEMFVGLGAARVRDLFNQAKEKAPCIIFIDELDALGKARGLGMSGGHDEREQTLNQLLVEMDGFDPQVGVILMAATNRPEILDPALLRPGRFDRQILVDRPDKKGREDILKVHLKNVKAVPDLDIEKLSAMTSGMVGADLANLVNEATLLAVRRKKTVVEMPEFEESIERVMGGLEKKNRLINPEEKKIVAYHELGHAIVSLSLPGTDPVQKISIIPRGIAALGYTMQVPTEDRFLMKKTELLNKIAGLLGGRAAEEIIFEDISTGAHNDLSKATDIARSMVREYGMSTKLGQVYFAHEKRGPFFNTPMEGPSEYSEATARQIDDEIQDIISGQYAVALDILKQRRDVLEKAVKLLLEKEKIEGDELREIMGEGAGSRE